The Pyxidicoccus sp. MSG2 DNA segment AGAGGTTCTTCTCCGTCTCGCCGATGTACTTGTTCACGACGGTGGAGAGGTCCACCTTGTAGAGTTCCATGCCCAGCTCCGCGGCGAGCAGCCGGGCCGCCAGCGTCTTGCCGGTGCCACTGGGCCCGCGGAACAACGCGCGCACACCGGGACGGAGCTGCCGCCCCACGGACGGACCCACGGCGTCCTGGAGCCGCTCGCGCTGGCTGCATCGCCGCTCCAGGTGGACCAACTCCCGCTGCACGTCGGGGGCGACGGCGAGCTCGCTCCAGTCACCGCCCGTCTCCAGGCGCGTGGCGAGCGCATCCAGCGCCTGTCGGTCGAGCGAGCCGACAGCGCGGCTCACGTCCTCGGCGGTGATGGCACGGCGGCCCGCGAGCGCCGCATACGAGCGGGCCAGCTCCCCCGCGGTGTGGATGTGGCCGCTGGTGAGCCGGAAGCGAGAGGCGATGGTGTCCAGCTCGGCCTCGTCCACGGCGTGCGCGCGGAGCCAGTGCGCGCGGCGTGCCGCCGGCCCCGGCGTCTCGAGTGTCAGCGTGACGGGGCGCTCGACAGTGCCGCTCACGCCCCCATGCCGGCCGAGCACGACGGCGACGGGCGCGTCACAGGCGCCCAGGCGGGGCAACTCGGTGACTTCGCCGGGCGCCGGCTCGAGGATGACGGCGGGCACGGCGTGGAGCAGCGTGGCCAGCGTGCCCGCCACGCGGGCGTGCTCGTCGTTGCGCGGCGTGGGCAGCTCCACCTCGAGCAGGCCGCGGCCCAGCGCGCGTGCGACAGCCCCCACCAGCGTGCGGCGTCCGCCATGGCGCGGCCCGCGGACAATCAGCGTGCGGACCTCGCGCTGCTTCAGCAGCGGAGGCAGGCGGGCGACGGTGTCCCGCACCGCGTCGGGGAGGATGAGCCGGGGAATCTCCAGCAGCTCCGCCGCCGGGCGGTAGCGCAGCCACGGCAACGGGCGGAGGCGCACGTCACCGCGCAGCGCATCCCACAGGGCTCCAGGCACTTCGAAGGCCCACTCGACGCGTGGCGCGTCGGGGTTCGTCACCCGCAGGAGGCCGGCCTCGCGGAGCGGCTCCAGGGCCGCGCGCGCCTCGCTCCCCTCCGCGTTCCACCACGCGTGGAGCAGCCCCAGTGTCGGGCGATGGACACCCGGCGCCGCCTGCAGCGCTTCGAAGAGGAGGCCGAAGCGCGCGTCCTCCTCCGTGAGGCCCACGCAGAACAGGAGCGTGAGCGCTCGGTGGTCCAGTCCCGCCGCCTCACGCAGGGCGCGCGCCGGCAGGTGGCCCGGGATGCGCTGCTCCCATGCGGCAAGGGCCTCCTGCCACCAGGCCTCGTCGCGCCCGGCTGCCCCCAGGGCCGCCAGCTCGTCGTGGTAGCCAGCAAGGAACGGAAACTCCTCGAAGGAGGGGGCGCGCGCGAGCACCCGCGAGACGGCCGCGAAGTAGTACAGGCGGAAGTGGTGTGCGGGCGTGGAGGGGACCGCCTCGAACGCCGTCGCAGGCTGCTTCATGGCTCCCCCACTCCGAAGCACTCACCGCGAGGTGGAGCATAGAGGTGGGCACACGCCGCGTACAACAAGGCGGGACTGCCAGAGCACACGCCCATGGCGCCTGGCCGGCCCTGGGCATACACGCCGTAAATCCAAGCACTTGACGGAACAGTGAGCCTCACAGGCGCCGTTCGCCGGGGCCGTGAGAATTCAATGCAAAAGAATCCGGGTGGGAGCGTCCTCGTATCGCCGCACGCATGAGTCCAGCACGACCGGAGAATCCATGCCCCCCCAAGTGACGGGTCAGCGTCCTTCACCGACGACGACGACGACGAAGCCGACCACGAGCAGGGTTCCGCCGACTCCGACGAAGCCGAGCGTGCCGACCCGGACCCCGCCAGCGCAGCCGAACGTGCTGCCGCGCGACTCGTTCACGACCTCGACGCAGAACAAGACGCCGCTGACGCAGCGACTGCTGGGCGACAACCTGCTGCTGAAGCCGCTCGTCACCGACGACTTCATGTCGGGCGTGAAGCTGCGCGCGACCTCGCGTCGAGACAGCGACCTCAAGCTGCCGAAGGACGCGAAGGAGAGCGTGAAGGTCTCCGACGTCCCGTTGCCGACGGATGCTTCCACGCCCACGCCGTCGCAGGCCTTCGTCATCGACGCGGCGATGAAGCTCGGCTTCTCGAAGGAGGTCGCGACGATTGCCGTCGCGGAGATGGCGCGGCGCGATGGGAACCAGCTCACCATCGACCTCGACTCGAAGAAGCCGCTGGTGACCGCCGAGGATTTCAAGAAGGCAGCCAACGGCGGCACGACGGACGCGTACACCTTCAGCCCCCACCAGGTCGCCATCCTGAAGGACGCGAACATGGCGGCCGCGTACGGGATGGACTCGCTCGACAAGCTCTACGCCGCGCAGGCCGAGGTGCTGCCCGCGCTCCGTCAGGCTGCCATCAACGGCACCGATGTCGACTTCGACCAGATGCTGAAGCTCGTGAACGACCCGGCGACGCGGGATGGAATGACCGCGTACTACGAGGCGATGCGGGTGACGCGAGACATCGGCCACGGTGACGAGCGTGGCTTCGAAGCGCTTCCCGCCGCGAAGACGAAGCTGGAACAGGCACTCAAGAGCCTGCCGGATGGCAGCCCGCTGAAGGCCTCGCTCCAGGCGATGACCGCGCAGATGGAAGGCGCGCAGAAGACGCTCCTCGCGGGGACGGAGTCGGGCGGCAAGACGCCGCGCGCCGCCATCGCGCTGATGAACAACATCGCCAACGCTCCGCTCGGCCAACTGCCCGACGAGGACATGGTGACGGGCTCCATCGACAACGTCGTGTCGGACGCCATCGAAAAGGGCGCGAACCCCAAGCAGGCCGAGGCGCTGAAGGGCGCGCTCGAGCTCGCCTACGGCCTGCGCGCGAACGGCGGCAGCTCCACCGAGCTCCTGGATGCGAACAAGAAGAAGCTCGCCGACCTGGCGAAGGACGCGGGACCGCTGGGCCAGGGCCTTCGGCCCCTGTTCGACAAGATTTCCAAGGAGGCGACGCTCAAGCCGTATGCCGCCCCGCAGATCAACTCGCAGGCCGATGCCGTCAACAACGCGGAGACCGTCTCCACCATCGCCGGGAACCTGAAGATCGCGGCGAGCATGGCCGGCATCGACGGCCTGCCGGACGCGCTCGACGCGCTGAAGAACTCGGCGGACGCCATCGCGAAGGGCAACACCGTGGAGGGAGCGGTCGCCGGCATCACCGCCGCGCCCGCCATCATCAGCGGCCTGCTGCAGCTCGTCGCGAAGCAGCCGCATCTCGAAGAGCAGGTGCTGAAGCTGCTCGGGCGCGTGGGCGGCCTCGCGAAGGGCCCCACGGACCTGCTCGGCATGTACGGCAATGCCAAGAAGGTCCTGTACGGCACCGACCTCGACGGCAAGAAGGTCTCGGCGGATGACCGCATCAAGGCCGGCGCGGACCTGGCACTCGACAACGTGCCTTCCGTCATCTCGACCATCGGCGCCATCTCCGGCAGCACCGCCACCATCTTCGAGATCGCCGCGGCCCCTCCGCTCCTCATCGGGCTCGGCCAGGCGAAGCTGATGATCTACGTCATGGAAGAAGCCGGGAAGATGAAGGGCAACATCGCGACACACGAGCTGCGCAAGCGCTTCGCGCTCGGTGACGGCGACGACGCGCAGTTCCAGAAGGCGCTCGCGGAGCAGGTGCAGACCGTGGAGCAGAAGCCCGTTGCGAGGACGGACCAGGCCCTTTCGACTTCGCAGTACCTGCTGCAGTCCCACTTCAAGGACATCGACACGGCGGCGCGCTTCCAGGCGTTCGCGGCGTCACGCCTGAGCGGAGGCCGGGCCACGGTGACCGCGCTGATGCGCGGCGAAGTCCCCTCGCAGTACCGCAACCCGATGGGACCGAACGTCACCACCAAGGACGGCGCGGCGCTCATCCAGGTCGCGAAGGAGCTGAAGGCGCTCACCGCGGAGTTCTACAAGAACGAAGTGGATGAGGTCCGCAAGACGCTCAACAACCAGGGCGGTCGCAACAGGGGCGACACGTACATGCGGACCGAGGAGCAGCAGAAGCAGCTGCGCCTCTCGTTCCCGAACCGCTACTAGGCAACCCGGGGGGAGGGAGCCGGAACGCCCAGGCGTGCATCTTGTACGCTGTCGACGACGGCCACCCGGTCCCCCACCTTGACGGCCTCGTAGAGGACGAGGATGGCGGCGTTGTCGTGGCGGATGCACCCGTGCGAGACGTCCTCGCCCAGCCGGGTCGGTGCGTTGGTACCGTGGAGTTCCTCGCCCGAGCGGGAGCCATCCGCCCAGGACAGGTCGATGATGCACGGGCCGTAGACGAGGCCGCCCCACAGCTTCAGGCCCAGGTCCCGTGCCTCCGCCGCGCCCAGCTTCGCGTTGACCTTCTTCAGGCCGAGGTCCGTCGGGGTGACACGTGCCCCCACGGCGTTGCCGAAGATGCCCTGCAGCCCGCCCTGCGCGTCGAAGAGGAAGGTCCGGTGCTCGTTCTTCACCACCAGCACGCGCAGCGGGGTGCCGTCGTAGCGTGGCACCGGGAGGTTTTTCACCTGGCCGCGCTGCTTCGGGAGCGGGGCGAGCGTGTCGAGGGCACGCAGGGTGGCGGCATCCACCACGCCGGTGGCCTGGACGTCAGCGAAGGCCGAGCGGGCGTGCACCTGGAAATTGAGGACCGCCTTGAGCGACTGCGGGCCGAAGGCGCCATCCGCGCCTCCGTGCAGGCTGAAGCCCATGTCGATCAGGGCCTGCTGCACGGCCTGCGCGCCCGGGCCCCGGGCGTTGCGGCCGAGCGTTGCCCGGCCTGCGAGCACCTGCGCCAGTTCGGGCTCGGCGGCGAAGCGGTCATTGCGAAGAGGGGTGGAACCAGCGGGAGTCGTGGACATGGGATTCCTCGTGCGAGGTGAAGCGCGGAAACAATCCAGGGGAGAGGCCAGGACCCTCAGGCGACGGCCACGGACGGCCGCTGCGGCGGGTCTCCGTAGGACCGGAACTCCCACCCTTCCGCCTGGAGGCCGAGGATGAAGTTCTTCAGGTCCCTGGCCGTGGCCTGATTCACATGCATGAGCATGTCCAGTGGCCCGCCCTGCCTGCCGTAGAGCCCCTTCCAGCGCTTGCGGCCCGGATAACACTTCTGCGTGTCGGCCAGGCCGCGGGGGGCCTTCCAGTCGTTGGTGTCCACGTCCCACCCGGTGAGCTGCAGGCCCAGCCCGGTCGCCACCTTCAGCAGCACCGGGCACTTCGGGCCCACCCACCCGGCGCCGTATGGAGGCCTCAACCGGTTGGGACGCACGCCCGCGGTCTGGAAGATGAGGTCCTGCGTCCGCTGGAGCTCCTGCCTGAGCTGCGCCTCGGGCAGCTTGGGAAGCGCCACGTGGCTCCACGCGTGACTCTGGAGGATGTGGCCGCGCTCGGCGATGAGCTTGACCAGCGCCGGCTGCTTCCGCACTTCCTCACCCAGCACGTAGAAGACACCCTGGATGCGATGGGCATCCAGGATGTCCAGCGTGGACTTCAGGGCCCAATCACTGCCCTTGTCGTCGAGCGGGCCGTCATCGAAGGTGAGGATGGCACCAGGAGTAGGGTTCATGGGTCAGACCTCTCTTCCGGAGTCCGGATGGACCGATAGGACGTTGGAACGTCCAGAGGTCACACGGACAGCGGCACGAAGAAGGTCTGGCTCCCCGACTCCCGGCCCGGCTTTGTTCATGCTCCGAACACAGCAGCGGGCTGTCGCGCCAACTCTCAGTAGAGGTAGTTCAGCGCAACGATGTCGTACTGGGAGAACTCGCCGGTCGCGGTCGCCCTGAAGCAGGAGTTCATGAGCGACGACGGGTCCGAGGTCGGCGTCCCGGGGATGAGGATGGCACCCACGCCCGCGCTTCCCTCGTTGCCGCCGCAGCTGGCCGCGTTGAAGAAGTCCGTGTGGCGGAAGCCAATCGTGTGACCCAGCTCGTGGGTGATCATGTGCTCGTTCGCATCAACGCTGTAGCTCTGCAGCCCGGTGCCGATGGTGATGGTCCCGTAGGGACGCCCCCCGGAGGGGAATCCCGCGGAGCCTCCGGCGCCACTCGTGGCCTGTGCGGTGATGTTCGCGTTGCAGCCGGTGGTCGGTCCTCGCGCCATGACGAAGCTGAGTCCCAGGCTGTTGTAGTTCTGGATGGCCAGGTCGAGCCCCTGGCTGAGCCGGCTGTAGGTGTTGAACGCAGAGGTCGGGTTGATGCAGATCTTCTTCACGATGGTGGTGTCGACCAGGTTGTTCGTCCTGTATTGCTCCGCGCTCCCCTCGCCGCGCTGGAGCATCTCCCGGGACGCCTCGAGCGATACCTGAGCGTCGCGCTCCACGTACACGGCACCCTCGACAACCATGATGCTGTCGGCCGGATACCCGGCCTCGATGAGGTTGGAGATGATCTCCTCGTTCTCGAGCCGCGGGTCAGCGTCGGTACCGCAGGCGGTCAGCAACGCGCCACAGCTCACCACGAGGACTGCCGTTCTCTTGAACATGCGGGTCTCCCTCCAGTTCTGAAGCGGTTCTTCCCACGCTCCCGACATGGGAGCGTCTGGGCGGAAGACAGACTTTATTCGAACCTTCTACCCGCAAAGCGGGTCATTTCTGACTAAGCGGTAAAATAAGAACGAGACCCTCCGGCTCCGCGTCGCCCACGCCGGAGCTAGCCCGGCCGGAAGCGGCGCTCGATGCGCGAGCGCAGCAGCGCCACCAACTCCTGCTCGTCCCCGGCCAGCACGGGCGCGAGCGAGTCCCGGCCCGCCTTGCGGATGGCGAGCGTCAGCACGGACGCCTCGACCCGGGCCTCATCCTTCAGCGCGCGTGCACCCGCCTTCACCACCAGGTCCGCGGGCTCCGCCGCGATGCCGTACGGCTTGAGGTACAGGTCCGTGAAGAGCTGCTTGAGCGCTCCGACGGTCAGCGCCTCGCGCGTCACGGGCAGCAGCTGGAAGGCAATGCCCTTGCCCGCGAGCTTCACCACCACTTCGTCGACGAGGCCGACCTTCAGGGCGAAGGGCAGGAGCGCTTCCTGGCCCTCGGACCAGTTGAAGAGGAAGTAGCTCTTGGCGACGTGGCCGCAGGCCGGGCACACCAGGCCATTGAGCTCATCCAGGCCCCGGGTGCGCAGCAGGTGGACGAGAAAGACGTCCGCGCCACAGCCCTTGCACTGCTCACGCGGGCCGAGGTGCGCGAGCACCCGCTGCGCCAGCATCGCGACGGTGCGGCGCTCGAGCGCAATGGGCACTCCGGCGAGCAACTCGACCGACTTGAGCTGGAGCCCGAAGCGCACCTTTCCCCCCTGGAAGCGCAGCCCGATCTCGAGGGGAGGTGGCAGCCGGGTGAGCAACTCCTCGAAGGCCGGGGCTTCCGGCCAGGCCGTGGCCACGGCGGCATAGCGCTCGGCCCAGCCCTCCCGGTTCGAGAGCGCATCGGGTGGACGCCCCGCGCGCTCGGCGAAGAAGGCCATCAGCACCAGCGTGGCCTCCCACGGGGCCTGATCCACCGCTTCCTCCAGCGTCTGCGCGAGCGTGCGGGCCTCGGACGAGGCCCGTCGGCGCTCGAGACGCTCCGCGCCCTTCCGCACCAGGGGGCTCTCGAGGATGGGGTCGAAGGTGCGCAGCGCCCCTTCCGGTTTCGCTTCGGTGAGCGGGTGCTTCAACGTGGTCAGCTCCCGGGCCGCTCGGTCGAGTCGGCCCATGCGCGCCAGGGCGTCGCGCATCGTGCGCTCGGCGTCCTCGGCGAGCTCGGTGAGGGTCTCCTGGAAGTAGTCGCGGCCCAGCTCCTGGCGCCCCTTCCATTCGGCATGGAGCCGGAAGGTGGACGTCGCTCGCAAGCGGTCGAGGTCCGCGAGCAGCGAGCGGCGAACAGGTGTCAGGGCGGCGATGCGCTTCTCGACGTGCGCGAGCCGCTCGTCCACGGACACCGTCGGCTCGAGCAGCTCGCCCTGGTCCACGCGGACGAGGAAGAGCTCCAGCAGGGTCCGGTCTGCCCGCTCGAAGGCGAGGTTGACCTGAATCATCAACTGGTGGAGCCGCTCCTGCTCCTCCTCCGTCCGGGCGAGGTCCGGGTGGAGCAGTCGCGCCAGCTTGCGATAGAGCCGCTTGAGGGTCTGCGCCTCGGACGCGAGGTCGGGAGGGGGAGAGAGCGGCTCGGGCACGTCGTCGTCGAGCGTGGCTCCAGGCGTCCAGGGGCGCTCGCCTTCCGCCTCTTCCCTCTCGGACTGATGCGACCGCGTGGACTTCTTGCGCGACTTGCGGCGGGACACCTTCGGTTGCGGCGCACGCAGCTCCGCGTCGAGTCGCGCCAGCTCGTCCTGGAGCGCCTGGAGCCACCGGACCAGGCGCTCGCGGCGCTCGAGCGGGACGAAGGCGACCGACAGCTCGCGCTCGTAGCGCGCGGAGAACGTGGCCAGCTCCGAGGCGAGGGTCTCCACCTCCAGGTCGAGCGTGGAAATCTCCTCGAGCAATGCGCGGAGCCGCCGCTCGGCCTCGGCGACGGCAGCTTCGGACTCGGTCTGGGGGCGCGCGAGGGTGCCGGAGCGAACCAGCGCGTCGGAAGCGCTCATCCCCACGCCTTCTACCACCAGCGACCTCCGCACGCCTCCGTGCCAGCCCGCCTACCCAGCGAGCGGGCCGGCCGGATGTCCCTCTTTGCGTCTCTCGCTCACACACCGTGGGGGTGGGGATGAACTCGAGGTGCAGTGGGACGCTACGTCGCGAACCGCTTCCGGTAATCCCTGGGTGAGGTGGAAAGGTTTCGCTGGAAGGTCACCCGCATCCGTTCCTCGTTCCCGAATCCGCACATCCGGGCAATCTGGTCGACATTGCGCTTCGACTCCTCCAGCAACCGCCGGGCCGCCTCCAGTCGAAGGACTTCAACGGCCTTCGCCGGGGTGCGGCCGGTCTTCTGCTTGTAGACGCGCGCGAAGTTGCGCGGGCTCATGCTGGCTCTCCTGGCCATCGCTTCGACCGTGAGGTCGTCCCTGCCCAGGTTGCCCGCGAGCCACAGGTGCAGCTCATCGAAGGCGGCGGTGTCCTTCGTCTGTGAGCGCAGCAGCTCGCTGAACTGTGACTGCCCGCCAGGTCGCTTCAGGAAGACGACCAGCTCCCTGGCCACCTTCATGGCGATGTCATGTCCATGGTCCGCCTCCACCAGTGCCAGGGCGAGGTCGATGCCCGCGCTGACACCGGCCGAGGTCCACACGGAGCCCTCACGGACGAAGAGCGCGTCGCGGTCGACCTCGATGGAGGGGAAGCGCTCGCGCAGCCGGTCGCACATGGCCCAATGTGTTGCCGCGCGCCTGCCGTGAAGCAGTCCGGCTTGCGCCAGCAGGAAGGTACCGCTGCAGACCGAGGCGGTGCGGCGGGCCGTCCTGGCCTTCCGCCTCAGCCAGCCGACCAGCTGCCCCGAGCGGGCGAGCACGTCTTCGATGGTCGGCGAGCCCGGAACGATGACGGTGTCGACACGGACGCGTGTGAAGGCGGCGAGCGGCGACGTCTGCAACGCGACGCCCTCCGCCGTCTGCACCAGCCCGCCGTCCAGGCTCACCGTGTGGCGGAGGTACCCCGGCAGGCCCTGCTCCGCCAGTGCCTTGGACGCCGCCCAGAACACCGTCTGGGGCCCCGACAGGTCCAGCAACCCCATGTCGGGAAAGGCGACGAAGAGCACGGTGCGCGGCTTGCCGGAAGCTGGCAGAAATTCCGGGTTATCTGTCATGGCTGCCACATCCTTCCCTCCGTACGTTCCCCCCGTCAACGGAGAGGCAAACATGAAAATCGTAGTCATCGGAGGCACGGGCCTCATCGGGACGAAGGCGGTCCAGCGGCTGCGCGGGCGGGGCCACGACGTGGTGGCGGCGGCGCC contains these protein-coding regions:
- a CDS encoding AAA family ATPase; protein product: MKQPATAFEAVPSTPAHHFRLYYFAAVSRVLARAPSFEEFPFLAGYHDELAALGAAGRDEAWWQEALAAWEQRIPGHLPARALREAAGLDHRALTLLFCVGLTEEDARFGLLFEALQAAPGVHRPTLGLLHAWWNAEGSEARAALEPLREAGLLRVTNPDAPRVEWAFEVPGALWDALRGDVRLRPLPWLRYRPAAELLEIPRLILPDAVRDTVARLPPLLKQREVRTLIVRGPRHGGRRTLVGAVARALGRGLLEVELPTPRNDEHARVAGTLATLLHAVPAVILEPAPGEVTELPRLGACDAPVAVVLGRHGGVSGTVERPVTLTLETPGPAARRAHWLRAHAVDEAELDTIASRFRLTSGHIHTAGELARSYAALAGRRAITAEDVSRAVGSLDRQALDALATRLETGGDWSELAVAPDVQRELVHLERRCSQRERLQDAVGPSVGRQLRPGVRALFRGPSGTGKTLAARLLAAELGMELYKVDLSTVVNKYIGETEKNLSRIFSLAEELDVMLLFDEGDALLAKRTAVQSANDRYANLETNYLLQRIESFEGVMLLTTNAGDQMDTAFARRMDVTIDFRPPEVSERWSIWQLHLPVGHAVETQFLHEVAARCTLSGGQIRNVVLHAATLALGDGGAMGTDHLDAAIQREYRTAGGICPLKRGAGTVRSVR
- a CDS encoding L,D-transpeptidase family protein — encoded protein: MSTTPAGSTPLRNDRFAAEPELAQVLAGRATLGRNARGPGAQAVQQALIDMGFSLHGGADGAFGPQSLKAVLNFQVHARSAFADVQATGVVDAATLRALDTLAPLPKQRGQVKNLPVPRYDGTPLRVLVVKNEHRTFLFDAQGGLQGIFGNAVGARVTPTDLGLKKVNAKLGAAEARDLGLKLWGGLVYGPCIIDLSWADGSRSGEELHGTNAPTRLGEDVSHGCIRHDNAAILVLYEAVKVGDRVAVVDSVQDARLGVPAPSPRVA
- a CDS encoding polysaccharide deacetylase family protein, translated to MNPTPGAILTFDDGPLDDKGSDWALKSTLDILDAHRIQGVFYVLGEEVRKQPALVKLIAERGHILQSHAWSHVALPKLPEAQLRQELQRTQDLIFQTAGVRPNRLRPPYGAGWVGPKCPVLLKVATGLGLQLTGWDVDTNDWKAPRGLADTQKCYPGRKRWKGLYGRQGGPLDMLMHVNQATARDLKNFILGLQAEGWEFRSYGDPPQRPSVAVA
- a CDS encoding zinc-dependent metalloprotease, producing MFKRTAVLVVSCGALLTACGTDADPRLENEEIISNLIEAGYPADSIMVVEGAVYVERDAQVSLEASREMLQRGEGSAEQYRTNNLVDTTIVKKICINPTSAFNTYSRLSQGLDLAIQNYNSLGLSFVMARGPTTGCNANITAQATSGAGGSAGFPSGGRPYGTITIGTGLQSYSVDANEHMITHELGHTIGFRHTDFFNAASCGGNEGSAGVGAILIPGTPTSDPSSLMNSCFRATATGEFSQYDIVALNYLY
- a CDS encoding molecular chaperone DnaJ; the encoded protein is MSASDALVRSGTLARPQTESEAAVAEAERRLRALLEEISTLDLEVETLASELATFSARYERELSVAFVPLERRERLVRWLQALQDELARLDAELRAPQPKVSRRKSRKKSTRSHQSEREEAEGERPWTPGATLDDDVPEPLSPPPDLASEAQTLKRLYRKLARLLHPDLARTEEEQERLHQLMIQVNLAFERADRTLLELFLVRVDQGELLEPTVSVDERLAHVEKRIAALTPVRRSLLADLDRLRATSTFRLHAEWKGRQELGRDYFQETLTELAEDAERTMRDALARMGRLDRAARELTTLKHPLTEAKPEGALRTFDPILESPLVRKGAERLERRRASSEARTLAQTLEEAVDQAPWEATLVLMAFFAERAGRPPDALSNREGWAERYAAVATAWPEAPAFEELLTRLPPPLEIGLRFQGGKVRFGLQLKSVELLAGVPIALERRTVAMLAQRVLAHLGPREQCKGCGADVFLVHLLRTRGLDELNGLVCPACGHVAKSYFLFNWSEGQEALLPFALKVGLVDEVVVKLAGKGIAFQLLPVTREALTVGALKQLFTDLYLKPYGIAAEPADLVVKAGARALKDEARVEASVLTLAIRKAGRDSLAPVLAGDEQELVALLRSRIERRFRPG
- a CDS encoding GlxA family transcriptional regulator gives rise to the protein MTDNPEFLPASGKPRTVLFVAFPDMGLLDLSGPQTVFWAASKALAEQGLPGYLRHTVSLDGGLVQTAEGVALQTSPLAAFTRVRVDTVIVPGSPTIEDVLARSGQLVGWLRRKARTARRTASVCSGTFLLAQAGLLHGRRAATHWAMCDRLRERFPSIEVDRDALFVREGSVWTSAGVSAGIDLALALVEADHGHDIAMKVARELVVFLKRPGGQSQFSELLRSQTKDTAAFDELHLWLAGNLGRDDLTVEAMARRASMSPRNFARVYKQKTGRTPAKAVEVLRLEAARRLLEESKRNVDQIARMCGFGNEERMRVTFQRNLSTSPRDYRKRFAT